In Hymenobacter gelipurpurascens, one DNA window encodes the following:
- the hutU gene encoding urocanate hydratase, giving the protein MSHLVPATPELNLEANSQSDHTPERSATSTPAAANPAKRPMYYEFKPEETVKAQHGNQLRCKTWEAEAALRMLENNLDPAVSLVYDELIVYGGAGRAARNWKEYQTIVRTLKNLAPDETMLVQSGKAVGVIRTWAHAPRVLIANSNLVPAWSTQEYFDELDKLGLMMYGQMTAGSWIYIATQGILQGTYETFAAVADKHFSGTLAGTITVTAGLGGMSGAQPLAVTMNDGVCLVIEPIDARVKQKVREGYVDEQARDLDHALELCAQYKAERKGWSVGLTGNAATVLPELLQRSFRPEIVTDQTSAHDLMDYIPEGNIDEVLQLRQQHPEEFKRQALASIMKHCQAIIDMQAAGSIALDYGNNLRGQAEKGGLQVRDERAQFLYPGFVPAYIRPLFCEGKGPFRWAALSGDPQDILRIDRALLETFPDNKMLARWIEKAQAKVPFIGLPARVCWLGYGEREKFGLVINDLVARGEVSAPIVIGRDHLDCGSVASPNRETEGMLDGSDAVADWPLLNALANTASGADWVSIHNGGGVGIGNSTHAGMVIVATGTPEKAERLRRVLTTDPGMGVFRHADAGYELAQQVAEERGVKIPGRE; this is encoded by the coding sequence ATGTCTCACCTCGTTCCTGCTACTCCCGAGCTTAACCTCGAAGCCAACAGCCAATCGGACCACACGCCAGAGCGCAGTGCCACCTCCACACCGGCGGCCGCAAACCCGGCGAAACGCCCGATGTACTACGAGTTCAAGCCTGAGGAAACGGTAAAAGCCCAGCACGGTAATCAGCTGCGCTGCAAAACCTGGGAGGCCGAAGCCGCCCTGCGCATGCTCGAAAACAACCTCGACCCCGCCGTGAGCCTAGTGTATGATGAGCTGATTGTGTACGGTGGCGCCGGCCGCGCCGCCCGCAACTGGAAAGAGTACCAGACCATCGTCCGCACCCTCAAGAACCTGGCACCCGACGAAACCATGCTGGTACAGAGCGGCAAGGCGGTGGGCGTGATTCGCACCTGGGCCCACGCCCCGCGCGTGCTGATTGCCAATAGCAACCTGGTACCCGCCTGGAGCACTCAGGAGTATTTCGACGAGCTGGATAAGCTGGGCCTGATGATGTATGGGCAGATGACGGCCGGCTCCTGGATTTACATTGCTACCCAGGGCATCTTGCAGGGTACCTACGAAACCTTCGCGGCCGTGGCCGATAAGCACTTTTCGGGCACGCTTGCGGGCACCATCACCGTCACGGCGGGCCTGGGCGGCATGAGCGGCGCCCAGCCATTGGCCGTTACCATGAACGATGGGGTGTGTCTGGTTATCGAGCCCATTGATGCCCGGGTGAAGCAAAAGGTGCGCGAAGGCTACGTAGATGAGCAGGCCCGCGACCTAGACCACGCGCTGGAGCTGTGCGCGCAATACAAAGCCGAACGCAAAGGCTGGTCGGTAGGCCTCACCGGCAACGCCGCCACCGTGCTGCCCGAGCTGCTGCAGCGCAGCTTCCGCCCCGAAATCGTGACGGACCAAACCTCCGCCCACGACCTGATGGACTACATTCCCGAAGGCAACATCGATGAGGTTCTGCAACTGCGCCAGCAACACCCCGAGGAGTTCAAGCGCCAGGCCCTGGCTTCCATCATGAAGCATTGTCAGGCCATTATCGACATGCAGGCTGCCGGATCCATTGCGCTGGATTATGGCAATAACCTGCGCGGACAGGCCGAGAAAGGTGGCCTACAAGTGCGCGATGAGCGCGCCCAGTTCCTGTACCCTGGGTTTGTACCGGCCTACATCCGGCCGCTCTTCTGCGAGGGCAAAGGCCCTTTCCGCTGGGCGGCACTTTCCGGCGACCCGCAGGATATTCTGCGCATCGACCGCGCCCTTCTGGAAACCTTTCCCGACAACAAGATGCTGGCCCGCTGGATTGAAAAAGCCCAGGCCAAAGTGCCCTTCATAGGCCTACCGGCCCGCGTGTGCTGGCTGGGCTACGGCGAGCGGGAAAAATTCGGCCTGGTCATCAACGACCTTGTGGCCCGCGGCGAAGTATCGGCGCCCATCGTCATTGGCCGCGACCACCTCGACTGCGGCTCTGTGGCCTCGCCCAACCGCGAAACCGAAGGCATGCTCGACGGCTCCGACGCCGTAGCCGACTGGCCTCTGCTCAACGCCCTGGCCAACACTGCCAGCGGTGCCGACTGGGTTTCCATCCACAACGGCGGCGGCGTGGGCATCGGCAACAGCACCCACGCCGGCATGGTGATAGTAGCCACCGGCACCCCCGAAAAAGCCGAGCGCCTGCGCCGCGTCCTCACCACCGACCCCGGCATGGGCGTCTTCCGCCACGCCGACGCCGGCTACGAGTTGGCCCAGCAGGTAGCCGAGGAGCGCGGGGTGAAGATTCCGGGACGGGAGTAA
- a CDS encoding NADPH-dependent F420 reductase, whose translation MNIGIIGAGHIGSALAVRLTSLGHSVYIANSRGPETLQDVAQKTGATPVTAEEVARRGSDIIVVTIPLKNIPDLPKDLFASVPAEVPIIDTSNYYPMLRDGKMPELETGDLTESEWVQQHLGRPVVKVFNNIYAHHLEGKGQPAGTPGRIALPVASDDAAAKQKVMALVEELGFDAVDDGTLHESWRQQPGTPSYGADMPADKLREHLASLGTERTDAQHKEFLANHAKQEQAMADQGIQLK comes from the coding sequence ATGAACATCGGAATTATTGGCGCCGGCCACATCGGCAGCGCCCTCGCTGTGCGGCTTACCAGCCTAGGCCACTCCGTTTACATTGCCAACTCCCGCGGCCCCGAGACGCTGCAAGACGTGGCCCAGAAAACCGGCGCTACGCCCGTTACGGCCGAAGAAGTGGCCCGCCGCGGCAGTGACATCATCGTGGTAACCATTCCGCTGAAAAACATCCCCGACCTGCCCAAAGACCTGTTCGCGAGCGTACCGGCCGAGGTGCCCATCATCGACACGAGCAACTACTACCCCATGCTGCGCGACGGCAAGATGCCCGAGCTGGAAACCGGCGACCTGACCGAGAGCGAGTGGGTGCAGCAGCACCTGGGCCGCCCGGTAGTGAAGGTGTTTAACAATATCTACGCCCACCACCTCGAAGGCAAAGGCCAGCCCGCCGGCACGCCCGGCCGCATTGCCCTGCCCGTAGCCTCCGACGATGCCGCCGCCAAGCAGAAAGTGATGGCGCTGGTAGAGGAGTTGGGCTTCGACGCCGTGGACGACGGCACGCTGCACGAGTCGTGGCGGCAGCAGCCCGGCACCCCCTCATACGGCGCCGATATGCCGGCTGATAAACTGCGTGAGCATCTGGCCAGCCTCGGCACCGAGCGCACCGATGCCCAGCACAAAGAATTCCTGGCCAACCACGCCAAGCAGGAGCAAGCCATGGCCGACCAAGGCATTCAGCTGAAGTAA